The Luteolibacter arcticus genome includes the window CCGCGCCAGTTCGACTACCTGAAGGCCATCGACAAGAATGACGTGGTTTTCGGCCTCGGGCCCGCCGGCACCGGCAAGACCTACCTGGCTATGGCCATGGGGCTGTCGATGCTCAAGGCGAAGCGCGTCCAGCGGGTGGTGCTGACCCGCCCGGCGGTCGAGGCGGGGGAGGCTCTCGGGTTCCTGCCCGGTGACCTGCGCGAAAAAGTGGCCCCCTACCTGCGGCCGCTCTACGACGCGATCCACGACATGATCGGCCACGAAGAAGGCGAGCGCTATCTGGCGGACGGGACGATCGAGATCGCACCGCTGGCCTTCATGCGCGGCCGGACGCTAGCCCGCTCGTTTGTCATCCTGGACGAGGCCCAGAATACCACCCGCGAGCAGATGTTCATGGCGCTGACCCGACTCGGCGAGGAGTCGCGGATGGTGGTAACGGGGGACGGTTCGCAGGTCGACCTGAAGCCCCATGTGCCGTCCGGCCTGTTCGAGGCGGAGCGGGCGTTGGCCGGGATCGAGGGCATTGATTTCGTGCGCTTTACGGGGGCGGACGTGGTCCGACACCCGGTCGTCGGCCGGATC containing:
- a CDS encoding PhoH family protein; amino-acid sequence: MSDPETEIKLEYETAAFLNSLFANDAKELHYLEEKLGVRSVTRDGWIVFTGPEEGVKQAAAAFSDLEQARRHGSEIAGRDFRLAVDLTAQGGGSVSELSGVRLLGLRGRKPVVPKTPRQFDYLKAIDKNDVVFGLGPAGTGKTYLAMAMGLSMLKAKRVQRVVLTRPAVEAGEALGFLPGDLREKVAPYLRPLYDAIHDMIGHEEGERYLADGTIEIAPLAFMRGRTLARSFVILDEAQNTTREQMFMALTRLGEESRMVVTGDGSQVDLKPHVPSGLFEAERALAGIEGIDFVRFTGADVVRHPVVGRIIEAYDAHRSSMP